The proteins below come from a single Oscillatoria salina IIICB1 genomic window:
- the fabD gene encoding ACP S-malonyltransferase gives MTKTAWVFPGQGSQTAGMGGDLIDIPAVKRKFDLAEQILGWSVDGVCQSDSDKLSRTLYTQPCLYVVECAISDLLRENGQLPDLVAGHSLGEYVALYTAQVYDFEPGLLLVKRRAELMAAAAGGKMVALVGFDREKLQQAIDNTDGVVLANDNSETQVVISGTPEAVDAVVEQVKTKRAVALKVSGAFHSPLMAAAAAEFETELESVAFQDAQMPVISNVEPVPTVKAAELKTRLVRQMTGSVRWREIMQRLAAEGIEQVLEVGPGKVLTGLLKRAYKEIELKNVTNITDVKNCLSP, from the coding sequence ATGACCAAAACAGCATGGGTATTTCCCGGACAGGGTTCGCAAACAGCAGGTATGGGAGGAGATTTAATCGATATTCCGGCTGTTAAACGTAAATTTGACCTAGCCGAGCAAATTTTAGGTTGGTCTGTGGATGGGGTTTGCCAAAGTGATTCAGATAAATTATCTCGTACTCTCTATACCCAGCCTTGTCTTTATGTAGTTGAATGCGCGATCTCCGATCTTTTGCGCGAAAATGGACAACTACCCGATTTGGTGGCTGGTCATAGTTTGGGTGAGTATGTTGCTCTTTATACGGCTCAGGTGTACGATTTTGAGCCAGGGCTGCTTTTGGTTAAGCGTCGTGCTGAATTGATGGCTGCTGCTGCTGGTGGCAAAATGGTCGCTTTGGTTGGCTTCGATCGCGAAAAATTACAACAAGCTATTGACAATACCGATGGTGTTGTGCTAGCCAATGACAACAGCGAGACACAAGTAGTAATTTCTGGTACGCCAGAAGCAGTAGATGCAGTAGTTGAGCAGGTGAAAACTAAGCGTGCTGTAGCTTTGAAGGTTTCAGGTGCTTTTCATTCACCTCTGATGGCAGCAGCAGCCGCCGAATTTGAAACAGAACTAGAGTCTGTGGCTTTTCAAGATGCTCAGATGCCTGTAATCTCTAATGTGGAGCCAGTGCCGACTGTGAAGGCGGCTGAGTTGAAAACTCGCTTGGTGCGACAAATGACGGGTTCGGTACGCTGGCGCGAAATTATGCAGCGTTTGGCAGCAGAAGGCATCGAACAAGTTTTAGAAGTTGGTCCGGGAAAAGTATTGACAGGATTGCTAAAACGTGCATATAAAGAAATAGAATTGAAAAATGTTACAAATATAACAGACGTGAAAAACTGTTTAAGTCCTTAG